In the Leptotrichia sp. oral taxon 212 genome, one interval contains:
- a CDS encoding precorrin-8X methylmutase produces MSYIKDPKGIEVRSFEIITEGLGNRADHFAENEKPIVKRLVHTTGDFGYADITEFHNDAVNSAMKAIESGCKIYCDTNMIVTGLNKMGLAKFGCSAYCLVNDEEVAKEARERGITRSMVGIEKAVKDKDTKIFLIGNAPTALFKLLEEISKEGAEKPQLIAGVPVGFVGCPESKAALSDYDVPFIRTNGTKGGSTVAVAVLHGILYQMFERERY; encoded by the coding sequence ATGTCATACATTAAAGATCCTAAGGGTATAGAAGTAAGAAGTTTTGAAATAATAACAGAAGGTCTGGGAAACAGGGCAGATCACTTTGCTGAAAATGAAAAACCTATTGTAAAAAGGCTTGTACATACAACGGGAGATTTTGGATATGCAGATATTACGGAATTTCATAATGATGCGGTAAATTCTGCCATGAAAGCGATAGAATCAGGATGTAAAATATACTGTGATACAAATATGATTGTAACAGGACTTAATAAAATGGGGCTTGCAAAATTCGGATGTTCAGCATACTGCCTTGTAAATGATGAGGAAGTTGCTAAAGAAGCCAGGGAAAGAGGAATTACAAGATCCATGGTTGGAATAGAGAAAGCTGTAAAAGATAAGGATACGAAAATTTTTCTGATAGGAAATGCACCGACAGCACTGTTTAAACTTCTTGAAGAAATAAGCAAGGAAGGTGCGGAAAAACCTCAACTGATTGCAGGAGTGCCTGTGGGATTTGTCGGATGCCCTGAATCGAAGGCGGCACTTTCAGACTATGATGTTCCCTTTATAAGAACCAACGGAACAAAAGGTGGAAGTACAGTAGCTGTAGCAGTCCTGCATGGAATACTGTACCAGATGTTTGAAAGGGAGAGATATTAA
- a CDS encoding cobyrinate a,c-diamide synthase, protein MKKILISGTMSGSGKTTVSSILMSAFENVAPFKVGPDYIDPGYHELFTGNKSHNLDAFMFDEKTLKHIFDTGSKGRNIAITEGVMGLYDGVGHEKDNFSTAHLSRILDIPIILVVNAKGISTSIAAEILGFKLFDENVKIKGVILNNVSSEKLYLNLKKAIEQFTGIECVGYLPRNEKLSVESRHLGLKQAFELKGSKELEEKKQIFKEIAEKCLDLERIYEIAEEFEPEGKMSSFELIKDLKNKYKGKRIGIAKDGAFSFYYESNLELMKFSGLELVEFSPIEDEKIPENLDMIYLGGGYPELYWKKLSENISMKESIRQAYENGIKIYAECGGFIYLTDRLNLLDGNSGIFCGLIDVEISMKNRLNIGRFGYINIKTENGICTKGHEFHYSEISVDNEKGKFYKIEKNDGRNWNCGYRKKSLLAGYPHISFYSNIEFFKYLIEEL, encoded by the coding sequence ATGAAAAAAATACTCATATCAGGAACAATGAGCGGCAGCGGAAAAACCACAGTAAGCAGTATACTAATGTCAGCTTTTGAAAATGTGGCCCCCTTTAAAGTGGGGCCTGACTATATAGATCCTGGATATCATGAACTTTTTACAGGAAATAAGTCTCATAATCTGGATGCCTTCATGTTTGATGAGAAAACGTTGAAACATATATTTGACACAGGCTCAAAAGGTAGAAATATAGCAATAACTGAGGGAGTTATGGGACTTTATGACGGAGTTGGGCATGAAAAGGACAATTTCAGTACTGCACATCTGTCAAGAATTCTTGATATTCCAATAATTCTTGTAGTTAATGCAAAAGGGATTTCTACAAGTATTGCGGCAGAAATTCTTGGATTTAAATTATTTGATGAAAATGTTAAAATAAAGGGAGTTATTTTAAACAATGTTTCTTCTGAAAAACTGTATTTAAACCTGAAGAAAGCGATAGAACAATTTACCGGGATAGAGTGTGTAGGATATCTGCCAAGAAATGAAAAACTTTCTGTGGAAAGTAGACATCTGGGATTAAAGCAGGCTTTTGAACTGAAAGGCTCAAAAGAACTTGAAGAAAAGAAACAGATTTTTAAGGAAATTGCAGAAAAATGTCTGGATTTAGAAAGAATATATGAAATAGCTGAAGAATTTGAACCTGAAGGAAAAATGAGCAGCTTTGAACTGATAAAAGATTTGAAAAATAAATATAAGGGAAAACGTATAGGAATTGCTAAGGATGGGGCATTTTCATTTTATTATGAATCCAATCTTGAATTGATGAAATTTTCAGGACTGGAATTAGTAGAATTCAGTCCAATAGAAGATGAAAAAATACCTGAAAACCTTGATATGATTTATCTTGGCGGAGGCTATCCTGAACTTTACTGGAAAAAGCTATCTGAAAATATTTCCATGAAGGAAAGCATAAGACAGGCTTATGAAAATGGAATAAAGATTTACGCAGAATGCGGAGGATTTATTTATCTGACAGACAGGCTGAATTTACTGGATGGAAACAGTGGAATTTTTTGTGGATTGATAGATGTGGAAATTTCTATGAAAAACAGACTAAATATCGGAAGATTTGGCTATATAAATATAAAAACTGAGAATGGAATTTGTACAAAAGGACATGAATTTCATTATTCCGAGATTTCTGTAGATAATGAAAAAGGAAAATTTTATAAAATAGAAAAAAACGATGGAAGAAATTGGAATTGTGGATATAGGAAAAAGAGCCTGCTGGCAGGATATCCACATATTTCTTTCTATTCAAATATAGAATTCTTCAAATATTTAATAGAGGAATTGTAA